In the genome of Chlamydia trachomatis A/HAR-13, one region contains:
- the ruvA gene encoding Holliday junction branch migration protein RuvA — protein MYEYIKGTLTHINESYVVIESFGIGYAIMLSERFSVDLRAFMHQEVLIYVHSVIRETEHVLYGFSSRAEKECFRLLISFSGIGPKTGLSILNMFPLQELCSIARLENVKAIASVPGIGKKTAEKLMVDLKQKLPTLMPLYLEEPVVPSSTANSSFKEGIGALMNLGFSRLAADRMMTEAVKELSEEASVAELLPIALRKS, from the coding sequence ATGTACGAGTATATTAAAGGCACTTTGACTCATATTAATGAGTCTTATGTTGTGATTGAAAGCTTCGGCATAGGATATGCTATTATGCTTTCTGAGCGTTTTTCAGTAGATTTGCGCGCATTTATGCATCAAGAGGTGCTGATTTATGTTCATAGCGTCATTCGTGAAACTGAGCACGTTCTATACGGTTTTAGCTCTCGCGCTGAAAAGGAGTGTTTTCGTTTATTAATTTCTTTTTCTGGTATTGGCCCTAAAACAGGACTATCTATTTTAAATATGTTCCCTTTGCAAGAGTTGTGTTCTATTGCGCGCTTAGAAAATGTGAAAGCTATTGCGTCTGTTCCTGGGATAGGGAAAAAAACAGCAGAAAAGCTGATGGTGGATCTTAAACAAAAACTTCCTACTTTGATGCCCCTTTACTTAGAGGAACCCGTAGTTCCTTCCTCGACAGCGAATTCTTCTTTCAAAGAAGGAATCGGAGCTCTAATGAATCTTGGGTTCTCTCGTCTTGCAGCAGATCGTATGATGACCGAGGCTGTAAAAGAATTATCTGAAGAAGCTTCAGTAGCCGAACTGCTTCCTATAGCATTAAGAAAAAGCTAG
- the ruvC gene encoding crossover junction endodeoxyribonuclease RuvC produces MADLIMGIDPGTLVCGYALIKVENRYHIHPHSFGKVKLSQKLALAHRYKQLFTEISTILQQESPKAVVLETQYVHKNPQSTIKLGMARGVLLLAASLQDVPVFEYAPNTAKKAAVGKGNASKKQVQLMVSKLLRVPDLLAEDNEDIADAFALAMCHAHLALYQDLKKTLV; encoded by the coding sequence ATGGCTGATTTGATCATGGGGATAGATCCAGGAACGTTAGTTTGTGGATACGCGTTGATTAAGGTAGAAAATCGATATCACATTCACCCACATAGTTTTGGAAAGGTTAAGCTCTCTCAGAAGTTAGCTTTGGCTCATCGTTATAAACAGTTGTTTACAGAGATTTCCACAATTCTTCAACAAGAGTCTCCTAAAGCTGTTGTTTTAGAGACGCAGTACGTCCATAAAAATCCCCAAAGTACCATTAAGCTGGGAATGGCTAGAGGTGTTTTATTATTAGCGGCATCTTTACAGGATGTCCCTGTATTTGAATACGCTCCCAATACGGCTAAAAAAGCTGCTGTGGGTAAAGGCAATGCTTCTAAGAAGCAGGTACAGTTAATGGTGAGCAAATTATTGCGTGTTCCAGATCTTTTAGCAGAAGATAATGAGGATATAGCGGATGCCTTTGCTTTAGCCATGTGCCACGCACATCTCGCTCTTTATCAGGATTTAAAGAAGACTCTTGTATAA
- the grgA gene encoding general transcription factor GrgA produces the protein MYFTRDPVIETVITSREGYKLSIRNSKHLSQDPFVVEAIEVVRLGETSFFRNCDHSKPFLLPASDYEVMEIRDAKINLKAVGLDRGVKIVGSREALLKMPKVAPIVSVSEDNTIVSEEEVVADSTVAAPASTPVAPMSKKERRKEFKNEKWKDKKKQGRRRNSKEIADAVGSSQEIIDTVAEECLQESSSEEGDFSERRFSLIPPPTRLISDGPEEPEEESQPVTSVDLNESLNALVSESCNVIESILADEDTVVFTKEKDQTAEESQEQPSLSLEETLVHDRISSEE, from the coding sequence GTGTATTTTACAAGAGATCCAGTCATAGAGACTGTTATTACATCTAGAGAAGGATATAAGTTATCCATTCGTAATTCGAAACACTTGTCCCAAGATCCTTTTGTCGTTGAGGCTATAGAGGTTGTCCGTTTAGGAGAGACTAGTTTTTTCCGTAATTGCGATCATAGTAAGCCGTTTTTACTGCCAGCATCTGATTATGAAGTGATGGAAATCCGGGATGCTAAAATCAACCTTAAGGCTGTTGGTTTAGATCGTGGAGTCAAGATTGTTGGTAGTCGGGAAGCTTTACTAAAGATGCCGAAGGTGGCTCCAATAGTTTCTGTATCGGAAGATAATACGATTGTTTCTGAAGAAGAGGTAGTTGCAGACTCTACTGTTGCAGCTCCCGCTTCTACACCTGTAGCTCCGATGTCTAAGAAAGAGAGACGAAAAGAGTTTAAGAATGAGAAATGGAAGGATAAGAAAAAACAAGGACGTCGTCGAAATAGTAAAGAGATTGCCGATGCTGTTGGATCTTCTCAAGAGATAATCGACACTGTAGCAGAGGAATGTTTGCAAGAGTCCTCTTCTGAGGAAGGCGATTTCAGTGAGCGACGGTTTTCTTTGATTCCTCCTCCTACTCGATTGATTTCTGATGGTCCAGAAGAACCCGAGGAAGAGTCTCAGCCTGTGACTTCAGTGGATTTAAATGAGTCTCTAAACGCTTTAGTCAGCGAAAGTTGCAATGTTATTGAGTCTATTTTAGCCGATGAGGACACGGTTGTTTTTACTAAAGAAAAAGATCAAACTGCCGAAGAATCTCAAGAGCAGCCAAGTCTTTCATTAGAAGAAACTCTTGTTCATGACAGGATTTCTTCAGAAGAGTAA
- the gap gene encoding type I glyceraldehyde-3-phosphate dehydrogenase — MRIVINGFGRIGRLVLRQILKRNSPIEVVAINDLVAGDLLTYLFKYDSTHGSFAPQATFSDGCLVMGERKVHFLAEKDVQKLPWKDLDVDVVVESTGLFVNRDDVAKHLDSGAKRVLITAPAKGDVPTFVMGVNHQQFDPADVIISNASCTTNCLAPLAKVLLDNFGIEEGLMTTVHAATATQSVVDGPSRKDWRGGRGAFQNIIPASTGAAKAVGLCLPELKGKLTGMAFRVPVADVSVVDLTVKLSSATTYEAICEAVKHAANTSMKNIMYYTEEAVVSSDFIGCEYSSVFDAQAGVALNDRFFKLVAWYDNEIGYATRIVDLLEYVQENSK; from the coding sequence ATGAGAATTGTGATTAATGGTTTTGGACGGATTGGGCGATTAGTTTTAAGACAGATTCTGAAAAGGAATTCTCCCATAGAAGTTGTAGCTATTAATGATTTAGTCGCAGGAGATCTTTTAACATATTTATTTAAATATGATTCCACACACGGATCTTTCGCTCCTCAAGCAACATTTTCGGATGGATGTTTGGTTATGGGAGAAAGAAAGGTCCATTTCTTAGCGGAAAAAGACGTTCAAAAGCTTCCTTGGAAGGATTTGGATGTTGATGTCGTCGTCGAAAGTACTGGATTGTTTGTCAATAGGGATGATGTTGCAAAGCATTTGGACTCTGGAGCAAAGAGAGTGTTGATCACAGCTCCTGCGAAAGGCGATGTCCCTACGTTTGTTATGGGAGTTAACCATCAGCAGTTTGACCCAGCTGACGTCATCATTTCTAATGCTTCCTGTACCACCAATTGTTTAGCTCCTTTGGCCAAAGTTCTATTGGATAATTTTGGTATAGAAGAAGGGCTAATGACAACAGTTCACGCTGCAACAGCTACGCAGAGTGTGGTTGATGGCCCTTCTCGTAAGGATTGGAGAGGGGGTAGAGGAGCTTTTCAGAATATTATCCCGGCTTCGACAGGAGCTGCTAAAGCTGTAGGGTTGTGTTTGCCTGAGCTTAAAGGAAAATTAACAGGAATGGCCTTTAGAGTGCCTGTAGCAGATGTTTCTGTAGTAGATTTAACTGTTAAGTTGAGCTCAGCCACGACGTACGAGGCTATCTGTGAAGCTGTGAAGCATGCAGCAAACACGAGCATGAAGAATATTATGTACTACACGGAAGAAGCTGTAGTCTCTTCTGATTTTATTGGCTGTGAGTATTCATCTGTATTCGATGCTCAAGCCGGGGTTGCTTTGAACGATCGATTTTTCAAATTGGTAGCTTGGTATGATAATGAAATAGGCTATGCAACTCGCATAGTGGATTTATTAGAGTACGTACAAGAAAACTCTAAATAA
- the rplQ gene encoding 50S ribosomal protein L17, with product MQHARKKFRVGRTSSHNRCMLANMLKSLIHNERIETTLPKAKELRRHADKMITLAKKNTLAARRLAVGRLMVRYNTLTSKEARQVKAGDLSAYNVDRRVIGKLFDVLATRFSSRNGGYTRILKLQNRVGDNAQKCIIEFLA from the coding sequence ATGCAACACGCTAGAAAAAAATTTAGGGTTGGTCGTACTTCGTCTCATAACCGTTGCATGTTGGCTAATATGTTGAAGTCTTTGATTCACAATGAAAGAATAGAGACTACATTGCCTAAAGCCAAAGAGTTGCGTCGGCATGCAGACAAGATGATTACTTTAGCTAAGAAAAATACCTTAGCTGCAAGAAGATTAGCTGTAGGGCGTCTTATGGTCAGATATAATACGTTGACTAGCAAAGAGGCTCGCCAAGTTAAAGCTGGAGATTTGTCTGCTTATAATGTTGATAGAAGAGTCATTGGGAAGTTATTTGATGTGTTAGCAACCAGGTTTTCTTCGAGAAATGGCGGGTATACGCGCATTTTGAAGTTGCAAAATAGGGTTGGTGATAATGCTCAAAAGTGTATTATAGAATTTTTAGCATAG
- a CDS encoding DNA-directed RNA polymerase subunit alpha has translation MSDSSHNLLYNKFELPESVKMSPVEGAVGGIDKVARFVADPLEKGMGHTLGSALRRALLIGLEAPAIVSFSMTGVLHEYMAVEGIIEDVTNIVLNLKGSLLKKYPLQDCEGGRCSQKLRATISIDASDLAAAGGQKEVTLGDLLQEGTFEAVNPEHVIFTVTRPMQLEVMLRVAFGRGYSPSERIVLEERGMNEIVLDAAFSPVVLVNYFVEDTRVGQDTDFDRLVLQVETDGRVAPKEAVAFATQILSKHFSVFEKMDEKRIVFEEAISVEKENKDDILHKLVLGINEIELSVRSTNCLSNANIETIGELVIMPEPRLLQFRNFGKKSLCEIKNKLKEMKLELGMDLSQFGVGLDNVKEKMKWYAEKIRLSKNTKG, from the coding sequence ATGTCGGATAGTTCACACAATTTACTTTATAACAAATTTGAGTTGCCTGAATCGGTGAAGATGTCTCCTGTGGAAGGGGCTGTTGGCGGCATTGATAAAGTAGCTCGATTTGTTGCAGATCCCTTGGAAAAAGGGATGGGGCACACCTTGGGAAGCGCCTTGCGACGTGCTCTGTTAATCGGCTTGGAAGCTCCTGCTATTGTCTCTTTCTCTATGACAGGAGTTTTGCACGAATATATGGCGGTAGAGGGGATCATTGAAGATGTTACCAATATCGTTTTGAATTTGAAAGGTTCGTTGCTTAAAAAGTATCCTCTACAAGATTGTGAAGGTGGAAGATGCTCTCAAAAGTTACGAGCTACGATTTCTATTGATGCATCCGATTTAGCTGCTGCTGGTGGGCAGAAGGAAGTTACTTTAGGAGATTTGCTACAAGAAGGAACTTTTGAAGCGGTCAATCCTGAGCACGTAATTTTTACGGTCACGCGTCCAATGCAACTTGAGGTTATGTTGCGAGTTGCTTTTGGTAGAGGATACTCTCCTTCTGAAAGAATCGTTCTTGAAGAAAGAGGCATGAATGAGATCGTTTTAGATGCGGCATTCTCTCCTGTTGTTCTGGTTAACTATTTTGTTGAAGACACCCGCGTTGGACAAGATACAGATTTCGATCGTTTAGTGTTGCAAGTGGAAACCGATGGTCGTGTGGCTCCTAAAGAAGCTGTAGCTTTTGCTACACAGATTTTGAGTAAGCATTTTTCTGTTTTCGAAAAAATGGACGAGAAGAGAATCGTTTTTGAGGAAGCAATCTCTGTAGAGAAAGAAAACAAAGACGATATTCTTCATAAATTGGTTTTAGGCATTAATGAGATAGAACTTTCTGTACGATCTACAAATTGTTTATCTAATGCCAATATCGAAACGATAGGGGAATTGGTAATTATGCCAGAGCCTCGTCTGTTACAATTTAGAAATTTCGGGAAGAAGTCTCTCTGCGAGATTAAGAATAAACTGAAAGAAATGAAATTAGAGTTAGGCATGGACCTCAGCCAGTTTGGTGTTGGTCTGGATAACGTTAAAGAAAAAATGAAGTGGTATGCCGAGAAAATTCGGTTGAGTAAAAATACCAAGGGATAA
- the rpsK gene encoding 30S ribosomal protein S11, translating into MVKNQAQKKGVKRKQVKNIPSGIVHVKATFNNTIVTITDPAGNVISWASAGKVGYSGSRKSSAFAATVAAQDAAKAAMSSGLKEVEVGLKGTGAGRESAVRALISSGLIVSVIRDETPVPHNGCRPRKRRRV; encoded by the coding sequence TTGGTTAAAAATCAAGCGCAAAAAAAAGGCGTAAAAAGAAAACAAGTAAAAAACATTCCTTCGGGCATTGTCCATGTTAAGGCTACTTTTAATAATACAATTGTAACCATAACAGACCCTGCTGGTAATGTGATTTCATGGGCTTCTGCTGGGAAAGTTGGTTATTCTGGTTCTCGTAAATCTTCAGCATTTGCTGCGACGGTTGCCGCTCAAGATGCTGCTAAGGCTGCTATGAGTTCTGGATTAAAAGAAGTTGAAGTAGGCTTAAAAGGAACTGGTGCAGGGCGGGAATCTGCTGTGCGAGCGCTAATTTCTTCTGGGCTTATCGTTTCCGTTATCCGAGATGAAACTCCCGTCCCTCATAACGGGTGTCGACCAAGAAAACGACGAAGAGTGTAG
- the rpsM gene encoding 30S ribosomal protein S13: MPRIIGIDIPAKKKLKISLTYIYGIGPALSKEIIARLQLNPEARAAELTEEEVGRLNALLQSDYVVEGDLRRRVQSDIKRLITIHAYRGQRHRLSLPVRGQRTKTNSRTRKGKRKTVAGKKK, encoded by the coding sequence ATGCCACGCATCATTGGAATAGATATTCCTGCGAAAAAGAAATTAAAAATAAGTCTTACATATATTTATGGAATAGGGCCAGCTCTTTCTAAAGAGATCATTGCTAGATTGCAGTTGAATCCCGAAGCTAGAGCTGCAGAGTTGACTGAGGAAGAGGTTGGTCGACTAAACGCTCTTTTACAGTCGGATTACGTTGTTGAAGGGGATTTGCGCCGTCGTGTGCAATCTGATATCAAACGTCTGATTACTATCCATGCTTATCGTGGACAAAGACATAGACTTTCTTTGCCTGTTCGTGGTCAGAGAACAAAAACAAATTCTCGCACGCGTAAGGGTAAACGTAAAACTGTTGCAGGTAAGAAGAAATAA